The following are encoded together in the bacterium genome:
- a CDS encoding acyl-CoA dehydrogenase family protein translates to MDFDIPRELATYLEELDSFIEREIKPLEEQDDNIRFFDHRREDARTDWDRAGLPDHQWEALLREARRRADVAGHYRYPYPKEYGGQEGTNLDMAVIREHLAAKGLGLHCDLQNEHSIVGNNVGLLLMIEHGTEEQKAEWIPEILAGRRSFAFGITEPEHGSDATHMETVAVRDGDGWCINGEKTWNTGIHSAPYDLIFARTSGKAGDAHGITAFMVPMVAPGFEVEEMLWTFNMPTDHGHVSLTNVKVPDSAIFGGEGRGLGVVQHFFNENRIRQAASSLGAAQFCIDESVEYAKVRSPFGKPLSTNQAIQFPLVELQTQCEMLRALIHKTAWQMDTYGAFSVSDKVSMCNYWSNRLCCDAADRAMQVHGGLGYSRHKPFEHIYRHHRRYRITEGAEEIQMRRVAGYMFGFMKQRAPKGVSED, encoded by the coding sequence ATGGATTTCGACATCCCCAGAGAACTGGCAACCTACCTGGAAGAGCTCGACTCCTTCATCGAGCGGGAGATCAAACCGCTCGAGGAGCAGGACGACAACATCCGTTTCTTCGATCACAGGCGGGAGGACGCGCGTACCGATTGGGATCGTGCGGGTCTGCCCGATCACCAATGGGAGGCCTTGCTGCGGGAAGCTCGTCGGCGGGCCGATGTCGCCGGCCACTACCGATACCCCTATCCCAAGGAGTACGGCGGCCAGGAGGGAACCAACCTCGACATGGCCGTCATCCGCGAGCACCTCGCGGCCAAGGGGCTCGGGCTTCACTGCGACCTGCAGAACGAGCACTCAATCGTCGGCAACAACGTCGGTTTGCTGTTGATGATCGAGCACGGCACGGAAGAGCAGAAAGCCGAGTGGATTCCCGAGATCCTGGCAGGCCGCCGGTCTTTCGCCTTTGGAATCACGGAGCCCGAGCACGGATCCGATGCGACCCACATGGAAACAGTCGCGGTCCGGGATGGAGACGGTTGGTGCATCAACGGGGAGAAGACCTGGAATACCGGCATCCACAGCGCCCCCTACGACCTGATCTTCGCCCGCACCTCCGGCAAGGCGGGCGACGCACACGGGATCACGGCCTTCATGGTCCCGATGGTCGCCCCCGGCTTCGAGGTCGAAGAGATGCTGTGGACGTTCAACATGCCGACTGATCACGGTCACGTCTCGCTGACCAACGTGAAGGTTCCGGATTCGGCGATCTTCGGGGGTGAAGGGCGCGGACTCGGAGTGGTCCAGCACTTCTTCAACGAGAATCGCATTCGGCAGGCGGCCTCGAGCCTCGGTGCCGCGCAGTTCTGCATCGACGAGTCGGTCGAGTATGCGAAGGTCCGAAGCCCCTTCGGCAAGCCGCTCTCGACCAACCAGGCGATCCAGTTCCCGCTGGTCGAGCTCCAGACGCAATGCGAGATGTTGCGAGCACTGATCCACAAGACCGCCTGGCAGATGGACACCTACGGAGCGTTCTCCGTCTCGGACAAGGTGTCGATGTGCAACTACTGGTCAAACCGACTCTGCTGTGACGCCGCGGATCGCGCCATGCAGGTCCACGGAGGCCTCGGATACTCGCGACACAAGCCCTTCGAGCACATCTATCGCCACCACCGCCGCTACCGCATCACGGAAGGTGCGGAAGAGATCCAGATGCGCCGTGTTGCCGGCTACATGTTCGGATTCATGAAACAGCGCGCGCCCAAAGGCGTGTCGGAGGACTGA